The Branchiostoma lanceolatum isolate klBraLanc5 chromosome 7, klBraLanc5.hap2, whole genome shotgun sequence nucleotide sequence AGGTTGATTAGTCTCCCTTTGTGTGTCTGTCAAAGACAATATCGTTCAACTAGGATTGTGCAAGCCTCGAACGAAGGAGGCATGTTCATGTTCGTTCTGATTTGTAGGATAATTGACGTTTTAATTCTCAAAAAGACCCTTGTTTTTGCAACATACATTGAGACTATGAGACTTTATTCGCAACttacattatatatacatgtttatatagTACATGTTTGTCTCACCGAATGCATGAATACTAGTTGTCGTACAAGACAATTGTAACTAGGAGATTGATTGCTCCTTTGCCTGTTTATTTTTACACGCCAATGTTTATATATACAGCTAAACTGAACTCTTTATTCACCAGGATGAGGAGAAGGCTGAAGcacttgaagaaaaagaagataaacAAGACCTGGCCGAAGAGCTCGAAGAGTGGGAGTTCTATTTGACAAAGGTAGGAAGAAATCGATCCCGATCACCGCAAAACATGAGTAAAGCTAGAGTAAAGAAAGTCGCATATCAAATAAAGTTCCACGAGCCCATACATTTgcaaaatgatgttaacctttgcGAATGATGTATCATGCAGGCTCCTCGTTGACATATACCACATCAGTTGATAAttttgtgtaccaaataacacaagttggtCAAAGTATGGATTCGAAGTCCtgtcttagcaaagaaggctgttCTAGTATTTTATTGTCAGTTATGCAAAccccttctcgagttatcctcctcaaaagtacGGTATCTTGATTCCTTATGACGAGTTCTGGTGGGTCTATTTCTGCCACAATATAGGGCACCTCGATGACGTGCATTAAATCAATAGATCTCCATCATCAAAACCTTCATTTGACATACCCGAAATTGAGAGCTTCTAGATATCACTTCTAACATGGTCTTGAACTTGTTTGTTTATAGGGTTCTTTCATCGCAGGGTCAGAGTTCACCATGGCAGATTGTGTGTTCATCCCAGTGCTGATCTACCTCGTGACAAATGGACTCGACCTGACCAAGAAGTACCCACTGTTGCACAAGTACTACACTACGGTGAGCTACGTTTCCTTTTTAGCTATTTCTAATCTTCATTCCCACACTTGTTCATGGATTATCCCTGTCGCTTCTAGCATGGTCAGCTAGTATGCACTGTTCCGGCGTCATTTTTGCCAGTAAACCTTTTCTATCAACACAAATATCATGTTCTTTTAGATAAATACTTCTGATTATTGTTTTGTCTATTCATTACCATTGTCATTCTTTTCACCAATAGGTCATGGAGCGGCCCAGTGTCGTGGAGGTCGGAAAACATCACCAGATAGATGCAGAAGACATCTTTAAGGACATGCCGACGGGCGTCTTGGCCGCAGTGGGCGACATAGTCAAGGGCTTTTTCGGGAAACTAGTTAATAAGTAACTATTAACTATACAGTATTCAACATGACCATGGCATTCTTTAAATGGGCTCAAATGTTCTTAGAAGATTGCTCATGTAATAGAAATCTTCGGGGGATCTGGTGGATAAAAAGCAAGTGTCTACCTTCTTGCTAGGGTTTAATTTGTAATTTGCAGAAAGCAAGTATTATGTACAAAGCGGTGTACAGATAAATTTCATCATCGTCATTACGGACAATCACAACAGCGAAGAAGAAACATTTGCCTCGTTGGGAATGTTACCATGCAGCTTGAGTTGATGTTCAAAGATACGTGGTCTGTGTGAAATAAAGACGAGCGAAAATCCATGAGTTCAATATTGTTATTGTGTGGTCCTATGTCCTGTCTGGTTAATGTGCGCTTCGGAATGTGTGATCAGTCCAATGAGTTTGGCTCGTCCGTCCGTTTCACGGTCCGCAGGTTGCCTCAGGTCGGGTGGAGTTCCCGAGATTTAGATCTGTAGACTACGTGTGATGATTTGTATCAAACTCCTTCATAAGTTATTACTACAGACTTAATCTCGAACCAAAAAATGATTCACAAGTACATTACTCGTTGTATCAACTAGATGTGACAGGAGCCACCTTGCAACCAGCCAAACGCGGTTAGGGTTGCCAACCCAACGTTACCCGtccttccattttttttctggttgtGTGTGCCATGACCTGGAACCTGGTCCCTAAATACATTTCTAGCTAGCACAAACTACCATTAAGTGATGTCCTGTTGACAAGGCACAGTCTGACTTGAACACCGCAGCAAAATTATGTCGGTGACTGCCGAAGTTATCTTGTACTACGCGTCGGGCAGCGTGCCCTCTCTGTCACTTATGATCGTCCTGGAGGAAAAAGGGATCGAATACACCACCAAAGATGGGGCGGTGAGGGTTTGTCAGACAATATACAACAATCTCACTTCATTCAGAAAATTCACAATAGATATTCTCAgacaacatcaaaatcttattcAAACAGTGCGCCTACAATACGAAGTAATTCAGTGACAAAGACTGGCGGTGTACATTTGGGTAAGTCAAATTCCTTTGAATTTGTATCGGAGAATACAGTAAAAATCCGTCTTCGTGGTAAACTgtaccaacaaagatgaacaTTGAAGCAAAGATCAAGGTAACTTGTTATAGAGGGAAAATatgattaccttcgctgagaaggttatgcagagggtagcgtttgtgtgtgtgtttgtttgtaacgtacagcataactcgagaaggcttggatggattgtcttgatatttggtaggtgggtaggtcttgatgagactaggaaatgattagattttgagccccctagcggcttgttacggtactgcagcggaacttcctgtttcgatatctcgtgttctggacaagctatggaactgatttttgagtggtagatagctctttggacatagagtaagtggtataggttttggccccctagcggcttttttggaactgcaggatcaggttttggtttagactttgaaagggaataactcaagaagggctcgaTGGATggtttttggtaagtagatagcttgagtgatgatgtacatgattagatacttattatgcaaatcagtatgcaatttgtataattaatgaggaaagtttatacatctgtcaaattccacgataggactctcaaacatgtgacatatgtaactgaagaatagagaaatattgatagatatcaactatgcaaatgaagacctcatttgcatgattaatgagaaaacactataactcaagatgggcttgatggatggtaatgatttttggtatgtagatagcttacgtgatgctttgtatgattggacgataattatgcaaatcagattctaatttgcataattaatgagacaattttaaaaacccactgtgttccatgatatgactattgacatatgtgacatttgttactgaagaatttgatgcataaaaatatgcaaatgtaggcctaatttgcataattaatgagaaactactatacttccatacaggtaaatgatggcaatttcatatttgtgtcatttggaagttatgtgaatgtgaacatcgttgaatcaaattatgctaataaggaccccatttgcataattcaagataaatgttactttgttagcataaccttctttgttaagctcatactttttttgggggtgaagaagatcaactggtatgatttataattgatgacaatcactcctgatacgtcagtcataaaggttaaaatcatttggcgaaggtatgaggtcgtggaactctagttatcgaatgttattgttaatgtcGTGTAAGGCTGGATATATATCATTCAATTCATGCTTTGAAATGTCATAACTCTTGTAAGTCCGAGTGTAGGAAGTGAGGAACTTAAGACGGACACGGGCAAGCTTTCTGTTTGATAAAACTGAACATCTCTAGACGCGTGTAGAAATTAACATACAGGGTTTAGATGAGTTGTCTATTGCAGTTAATGACTTGCTCTACCAGTCACATGACCATGTTGTCTGAAGAAGCTGCTCCAGATACATAACAACTAGCCTGTTTCTCAGACTAGTCTGCAGCTCTCCTCGCCACAGTCAACAGCTACAGGAACTCACCATGGCGTCTTCGGAAGAAATCATTCTGTACTATGAGTCAGGCAGCACGCCCTGTATGGCAATAATGCTAGCCCTGGAAGAAAAGGGAGCCAGCTACACCAAGAAAGAGGTGGACACAGAAAAAGACGAAGACATTGCGATGCTTGAGGAAGTGGCCGACAGAGATGAGGTAGGTTGTCGTCCATACATATGATCCATACACATCGAGAAATGCACACATATCAACATTCAATTAGTACGCTTGTCTCTCAGACTGAATCATTTCTGTATTACGTCTTTCGGTGCATTTTTTCGGTCCATGAATCTTATAACACAGGTCAATCCTTTCTCCTTATCAACCGTGCCTTTTCCATACTTTGCAGCCTCCGGCGCTCCTGCACGGGGATCAGGTGCTGTTCGACGAGGTCGTACCCGCCTGTCTGTACTTGGAGGTACGTACAATTACTGGAATCGTACCGTTAATTTACTGGAATCCTTTGTTAAAGGAAATAATTTGGGGTCGTGGTAAACATTTCTTATCCACTTCGTAATGTTTCCGTATATTATGCTCCTTCACGCTCATATAAATTTCTGAAGACAGAGGCTCTTGGCTGCCTCCGCAATGGTAAATGTTTTAGACAAATGTGATCCACAATCCAATGAATAAATGTGACGTCTTTTCTACAGAAAATCTTTGACAACAACCGCATGATTCCTGAAGGCGCCGTGCAGCGAGCCCACGTCATGAAGTGCATGATCCAGGCACAGAAGATCGGAGTGGGAGACACCAGTATCGACGCTTACTGGGAGGACGACGAGGAAGATTATGAGGATGATAACATGGTAACAGCACCCTTAAACCATAGGATGAAACGTATTCTCTACTGCGTGAATACCCAACATcagtgaaaataaaagaaatatagTGTTAAGTAAACATTAAGGTTGATTAGTCTCCCTTTGTGTGTCTGTCAAAGACAATATCGTTCAACTAGGATTGTGCAAGCCTTGAACGAAGGAGGcatgttcatgttcatgttcaagatacttgtttttgcaatatttgaGACTACGAGACTTAATTAGCGACTtacattatatgtacatgttcatacagtacatgtttgtCTCACCGAATGCACGAATACTAGTTGTCGTACAAGACAATTGTAACTATGGGTTTGATTGCTCCTTTACACGCCAATGTTTATATATACAGCTAAACTGAACTCTTTATTCACCAGGATGAGGAGAAGGCTGAAGcacttgaagaaaaagaagataaacAAGACCTGGCCGAAGAGCTCGCAGAGTGGGAGTTCCATTTGAAAAAGGTAAGAAGAAATCGATCCTGATCACCACAAAACATTGAAGCTTGAGTAAAAAAAGTCGCATATTAAATAAAGTTCCACGAGCCCAAACATttgcaaatgatgttaacctttgcGAATGATGTATCATACAGGCTCCTCGTTGACATATATCCTATCAGTTGACAATTTTgactacccaaataacacatgTTGGTGAAAATATAGAAATCCTGTCTTAGCAAAAAAGGCTATTCTAGTATTCTATtgtcagttatgcaaatgaggccatgATTTGCATAGTTTTTATGTGATGCTGTATGTTCGCCTTTAAATCTAGCTTCCAATTGCCACAGGTGTCATATTACAGTTATGTCTccatggaattatagtattttctcattaatcatgcaatcTATGTCCACATGTGCATTATTGACATATCATATTGGTTGACAGCGCTGTCATGAGCGGCTGTGACCCACGGCTGACCCAGAAATTCCAGCTCTGGtggtgtcctcgtatataggtcCAGCCCTGGTGGGGTATATAGGTCGAAATCACTTTATATCATTAATCCTGTCGATTgcgccctgatttgcataaaatgcatttcattctgtcaaaaacaataaGAATCCACCAAccccttctcgagttatcctccTCGAAAGTACGGTATCTGGATTCCTTATGACGAGTCCTGGTGGGTCTACTTCTGCCACAATATAGAGCACCTCGATGACGTGCATTAAATCAATAGATCTCCATCATCAAAACCTTCATTTGACATACCCGAAATTGAGAGCTTCTAGATATCACTTCTAACATGGTCTTGAACTTGTTTGTTTATAGGGTTCTTTCATCGCAGGGTCAGAGTTCACCATGGCAGATTGTGTGTTCATCCCAGTGCTGATCTACCTCGTGACAAATGGACTCGACCTGACCAAGAAGTACCCACTGTTGCACAAGTACTACACTACGGTGAGCTACGTTTCCTTTTTAGCTATTTCTAATCTTCATTCCCACACTTGTTCATGGATTATCCCTGTCGCTTCTAGCATGGTCAGCTAGTATGCACTGTTCCGGCGTCATTTTTGCCAGTAAACCTTTTCTATCAACACAAATATCATGTTCTTTTAGATAAATACTTCTGATTATTATTTTGTCTATTCATTACCATTGTcattctttttacaaataggtCATGGAGCGGCCCAGTGTCGTGGAGGTCAGAAAACATCACCAGATAGATGCAAAAGACATCTTCAAGGACATGCCGACGGGCGTCTTGGGCGCAGTGGGTGACAAAGTCAAGGGATTTTTCGGGAAACTAGTTAATAAGTAGCGGTTAACGATACATTATTCAACGTGACTATCTCAACAAGACTCATATAGGCTTGAATTTACTTAGATGATTTCTGATGTGATAGACATCTTCAGGGGATCTAGTGGATAAAGTCTACCTTCTTGCTTATATCGGGTGGGGAAATTgtaatgtgttttctttttttttgacgGTACGATAATCCGGTCATAAACTGGGGAGGCAGAAGTGAACATAGCAGTCTCCCCTCCAAGTATCTGCTAGGATATTGAATATGCATGGTATCATAACTTGGGTGTTTTTACTGATAACATCTAATGCTCCACGTACGACACAATAAGATGAATGGGAGcagaacaaaaaaattgaaaagcctactatactatgctaaatatatcCAAAATGTGGCTGTTTTGttgaatttcttttcaaactgaaTCGTTCCACGACGCTCGTAGTAGAGATAGCAACTAAATTTATTATGTACAAAGCGGTGTACAGATGAATTTCATCATCGTCATTAAGCACAATCACAACAGCGAGGAAGAAAACAGTGTTAAGATTTGCTCAACCATTTGCCTCGTTGGGAATGTTACTTACCATGCAGCTTGAGTTGATGTTCACAGATACGTGGTTTGTGTTGAATAAAAACGAGCGAAAATCCATGAGTTCAATATTATTATTGTGTGGTTCTATGTTCTTTCTGGTTAATGTTCACTTCGGAATGTGTGATCAGTCCAGTGAGTTAGGCTCGTCCGTCCGTTTGTCTGCAGGTTGCCTCAGGTCGTGAGGAGTTCCCGAGAATTAGAACATATCTGTAGACTACGGATGGTCCTTTATAACTTATTACTACAGACTTAATCTCGCACCCAAAAATGattcacatgtacattactCGTTGTATCAACTAGATGTGACAGGAGCCACCTTGCAACCAGCCAAACGCGGTTAGGGTTGCCAACGCAACGTTACCCGTCCTTCTACTTTTCTGGTTGTGTGTGCCATGACCTGGAACCTGGTCCCTAAATATATGTCACAACTAGCTATAGAACAAACTACCATTAAGTGATGTCCTGTTGACAAGGCACGATTTGACTAGAACACCGCAGAAAAATCATGTCTGAGACAGCCGAAGTTACCCTGTACTACGCGTCGGGCAGCGTGCCCTCTCTGTCACTTATGATCCTCCTGGAGGAAAAAGGGATCGAATACACCACCAAAGAAGTGGACCTGGACAAACCCAGCAAGGAATTCAAGAAGCTCAGCCACAGGGAGGAGGTAAAATCTGCTCGTTGTCGTTATGAAGAGATCTCAAAGTCAATAGTGGTTTCACAGTGTCAAGATGTACTTAAGTAATGACTAATGCAAATAAATGCCCCTGATGCAAGGGACATTCATATACCCCTATCAACAGCCAAGATTGATGATGTTTTTTTCCATATACGATGTGAATTTGAAATCAGTGAATCGCATTCAATGTTGTATACAGTACAAATTGAATCAGTGGGAATCTTAACAACGAAACAAGCACATTTTGGGGCAGTTTTAGGAACGGATAGCCCACCCAAAGAGCACATTTGAATGATAGACAATCACTTTCATGGTTAAAAAGAGTCTGTTGAAGTTTAGCTACATAACAATCTGGAGTTGATAAACTGTGGGCGGAGAGCACAGAGATCTCTTGTAGACATTTTTCCAGGGAACTAACGTGTAAATTGTGcaaatgttttttaaaaatcttaagTGTAGTTTGCGGCCTAAACGTCGACTTTGCAACCCGACGAAGTTATTGCGACGTTTTAGCCTGCAAACTGCCgttttcttggggggggggggcgtgcaACCGACCGATTTGCCTGAATCAACCACTCGCCCTCATCAAGCATTTTTCCTGATTGGTTGTTGAGACCAGGGTTAACCTGCTTGTCTAACTGTACCTTGATATAGGTCAGCTGTCATCATCCGGTTAAACTTCTATCGGGCTGATGAAGTTCGGATTGTAATTTTATTGATAACATATGAAAAGGTACAACTGACAAAACACAAGCATGGGTCGCTTGTTTATGAGAATTAAATCAAATAAATTTTTCATTGCTACAAGATATACTATGTATAATCGCTTTGAGCTGTCGCTTAGAGAATGTTGCATAGACTTTCAGTTGTGTAACTCATGGGAAATCGTATGCTGTACATGAACGTTTTTCAGGACATAATTCATCCAGATCGCACCTAGTCCCATCACTCACAGTTTGTGTCCATATCGATCCGTCCAACTGTTAAATCAAGTGAtgtatgataatatgatatatagaatacaacactgtAACATCTGACCCGCGGGTAATTCTGTACGGGATACACCGTATTGTGTTTTATATATGTTATACCCATCCGATATTCTACAGCTGTGCactatatttggccaatttctctACTTTTCCAGCCattcgcggagcctggtagagatgTACACTACTATTAGCTTTCTGTTGTTTTCCAGGTCCCCGTCCTGAAGTATGGCGATATCGTTTTACCTGAGTTCCTAGCTGCCTGTATATACTTGGAGGTGAGTATAGCTAAGTAATGTATACAGTACTCTTTTACTAAACTGACTAGAATGTGTAGAAATCATCTCTGCCTACCATTCACACATCACCACTAGTAACTTGTGTCGCTCAAGTTTTGTTGGCTTTGtgcattttcatgaaattttattttcttgttgtCTTTGGAAACATATCAGTTCCTTAATTCTTCACATCTGTATCTAGCTTGTACTCTATCAACATAACCATACCATAGCACCTATCATTCTACTGAAGTCAGGTCTTTTTAGATGGGATGATATTCACCAAAATATCATGGCTGAAGAAATGCAAGTGGTGTCGTTGATAGATATGCCTATCAATAGAAAATGATTGATAAATATATCACGGAACTATCCGTACACGTAGTTTATATCATATTCCGTCTTTTGCCAGGAAACCTTCGGAGGGACTAAACTGATTCCTGATGACATCACGAGCGAGGCTCTGGTGCTACAGCGCATGTTCAGTGCGCAGAACATCGGGGTGGGCGATACGACCATCTGCAGCTACTGGGCGGACGATGACGAAGAGGAGGGTGGCGGACTGAGCTACGTAAATCATGTTTCTTTATACTGTATCTACTGTCAACTAGTTAGCATACAAGCCCCGGGGCTGTCAGTGATTGAGGTGCTGTCTTGGTAGAAACGAAGAGTTTGCCTGCATTGTACTCCATTAAGTGTTCCCATAAAACATCGTATTTACACAACTATTTCAGCACCAGTGTATTGATTATCCTACATAAAAGCGCGATTAATTAATCAACTAAACAATGAAAGAACTGAACACTACCTCCTACGCTGTAAACTTTATACCAGTCAAAGAAGTACACTGTTATAGTCTCTCTCCAACATTGTAGATCTACAGCAACAGAATGCCAGTACACTATGCTATTTACTACTAAAAGGATACATTTATCACCTAGCAGCAtctacaaaactgtaacatttttcaaTCATTGTTCACACTGTTAATTCATTGCACAGGTAGgtttttgcataatcaatgaaacgaaataaaacaaaataatttactaaagctctaaatatttcatgaaggTATGAGATGTCAGAACTCttgtttcttgttgtttgtCAGGATGAAGATGGGGGCGAGGATCCAGAAGAGGAAGAGGACAAGGTGGATCTGGCGGAAGAACTCATGATTTGGGAGGAATATCTGAAAGAGGTGAGTTGTTCCGCAGTATGAATTACAAATCGAGATTCCTCGTGGTCACCTAATCATCCGTGGTGAAAGACAGGCCACTCTTATCATTAGCTTGTTGCGGAAGAACAAGGAAACTCTGTTTAAACGGATGTCTCTCTCATTTAGAATCAGTCTGTACAATAATTGCTCTACCTATGGCTATGCAACTAATTTGTGGACATTCCAGAAATTATGTGATATTATACAAGTTGAAGCCAAGGCAGGACTGATACCATTAGACGATACAAATGTTTTATTGTAGAACAGATTCCTCTGCGAATGTGTTCGAAACATCACAACTTGTCTTACAAATGTATCTATATTTCCAACAGGAAGGGGGTCCATTCATCGCTGGGAAAGAGTTCACCATGGCAGATGTTTCTTTCTTCCCCGTGCTGGCCTACGTTGTGTGGATGGGGTTCCAGCCCAAGAAAGCCTATCCCAACCTGAACGACTACTACTTGGCGGTAAGGTCCTCTTACACTTACTGAGCTTGTCACCTGTTCCTTCATGTTCTGATGGGATAATAACTGACATATGACAGATATGACACCAAGTTTGTTCAGAAAACATAGCTTTTGTGCATGGTATGTTTTTAAGTTTAGCTGAAGCAACATTAATACATCTACGATGTATAAATCATGACTTTCTGATTTCTTTGTAGCCGGTTTGAACTGTCATTGCACTTTCCAGATTTTATAATTAAGCTGtatattcatttcttcatttcattttccacaGGTCCGGGACCGGCCAACCGTTCAGGATGTTTGGCCGGCAGACTGGAACAAACCATCACCAGAAAAGGAGTTCCTCTACTTGGACGAGTAcctggaggaggaggaaaagcCCAAGGATAAGACAAAGGCTAAGACTAAGGGGAAGTGGAAGGGCAAGGGGAAGGGAAAGAAATAGAATGTTCGGTCAACGTTCTCCGCAGGTTGATGGGGGATCAATGATAGTAATCGTTTGcttcaatcttaaaaaaaaattttaaaaatgacaATACTGAGTAAGGCTAATTAACTATTGAAAAGCTAATTAACTATGAAATGGATGTTAGAATTATTTCTAAAGAATTATTTGGCGAGGTCTTCTCGATGCCCGGCGTGCACGCTACCAAGTGAGCAATTACAGCATTTCATCATAAATTGGTATAATGACTTATCTttacatatttacctgtgcatCCTGGCAATAACACATTCTTTTCGGCGTTCAAAAATTCAGTCGGATTCGAGTTATACGTCATTTGACGTACACGTGTAAAGCACAGTTACAGAATTTGAGTTGTTGTTTTCGATTTGATACTTTAACAGTATATATTAACAGTATTGATGTATAACGTGTCATGGTAATGGGAACAAGGTGACAGGCTGATAGCGCAACTGTTTGGGTGTGTTAAAAATAAAATCGTTATCACGTGACCTGTCTTCCTCAGgcggtgtgtgcgtgtgtgtgtgtgtgtttatgtgcgtgtgtgtgtgcgctcgTGTGCTTCTCTCTTATTTACTAGATCCCCGTCCTGCAGCATGGCGATATCGTTTTACCTGAGTTCATAGCTGCCTGTATatacttggagattagtatagctatgtaatgtaatgtatacAGCACTCTTTTACTAGACTGACTAGAATGTGTAGAAATCATCTCTGCCTACCATTCACACATCACAACAAGCAATGTTTATTGAAAACTTGCATCATCTTTACTAGGTTTTTCATTGGGATTCAGCGTGAGACTAGCATCTTATGTAATAACCTTGTTAGCATGTTACATGTGCAAAGATCGTCATAGTCACTGCCAGATAATAAGATGGGTCCCAACATCCGGGATCGTattcaagaaaacaaacaaacaaacaaatggttgtttgtttgtttgtttgtttgtttgtttgtttgtttcatatctAAATGTTTTGCTAGTTGGACATAAATTCTTCATAGCTAGGGGGGTCGGTGctctcccccctccccatttctgGTATTGGTTGTCCTACAACGTCTTGGTAGCTGGGAGGGGGTGTGACATGAGAGGAAGAAGACCGGCCATTGGACCTCTGGAGACGCTCCAGTGCAAGAACAACCCTTGGGGGAAGACTCAAGTCTCTCTCCCCGACTAGTCTAGCTCGTTCGGAAGTATCTTCGTTAGCTATCCTGCTGAATACCCTGGCGTTATCAGCATTTTCCGTGGTACGCACGATGTTATCATTAATCTTCTTCAGACAAAGTCCCAAGGCGGTGAGCATCACCCAGATCGCCATGGGAACACACATGaataatacaatgtacctacTTATTCTTGGGACACATCTAGAGATGATCGTTTCGGAAATGACATTATTGTAAGTCCCGTGTGACGGGACAGCCACAAGAACGACATCCTTGCTCTCATAGGACAGATCAAGAGAGCAAGTACTTTCTGAGCAGCTCTCTTTCAGTACACCACTGATGTCGTAACTCTGCGTTTCAATATCAAGCCTAGTGCTCAACGACACATACAGAGGGGGCAGCTGGGGGTTATAGTATGCGATATATATATCTCCGGAGACACCACTGCTCGCTAAGGACGGCCATGTTTCATACGGAGTCGACGGATCACAGGAACTATAACGTCTGTGTTCCACTGTGCACCAGTCGCAGTTGACATCTGACTTCCAATGATCAAAAGCGTCTATACCGTCTATAATGTAAAGGTCTGCTTCCAATGCAGTCACACAGGTGTGCAAAGTGGCATTCGGCTGGTTTGAACCTGGTACTAGATGATAAGACCAGTACACGTAGTCTCTTGGAGGAATCTCGAGTGTGTACTGGAGTGAGAAGTTGAGGGGTTGGGTGTTTAATGGCGGGCTGTCAGGAAAGACGAAGGCTTGAAAAGTGTTCCCCGAAGCCGAAGTCAAAGTCTGGGCGGCGCAGAACGATGTGTCAACATTGTCGGTCATCAACCGCATGTCACCTGTCACGTAAGGCAAAACTATAGc carries:
- the LOC136439317 gene encoding glutathione S-transferase A-like, which produces MASSEEIILYYESGSTPCMAIMLALEEKGASYTKKEVDTEKDEDIAMLEEVADRDEPPALLHGDQVLFDEVVPACLYLEKIFDNNRMIPEGAVQRAHVMKCMIQAQKIGVGDTSIDAYWEDDEEDYEDDNMDEEKAEALEEKEDKQDLAEELAEWEFHLKKGSFIAGSEFTMADCVFIPVLIYLVTNGLDLTKKYPLLHKYYTTVMERPSVVEVRKHHQIDAKDIFKDMPTGVLGAVGDKVKGFFGKLVNK
- the LOC136438366 gene encoding glutathione S-transferase A-like, whose amino-acid sequence is MSETAEVTLYYASGSVPSLSLMILLEEKGIEYTTKEVDLDKPSKEFKKLSHREEVPVLKYGDIVLPEFLAACIYLEETFGGTKLIPDDITSEALVLQRMFSAQNIGVGDTTICSYWADDDEEEGGGLSYVNHVSLYCIYCQLVSIQAPGLSVIEVLSW
- the LOC136439320 gene encoding glutathione S-transferase A-like; amino-acid sequence: MSELLFLVVCQDEDGGEDPEEEEDKVDLAEELMIWEEYLKEEGGPFIAGKEFTMADVSFFPVLAYVVWMGFQPKKAYPNLNDYYLAVRDRPTVQDVWPADWNKPSPEKEFLYLDEYLEEEEKPKDKTKAKTKGKWKGKGKGKK
- the LOC136439310 gene encoding uncharacterized protein, with protein sequence MSQSSGSSRGHAEITVSDLYGPWCPTCCVQCAERGQVLPWKTKYVIASIVVAFNVLLVALLFRYVGYADTQVVMSPGDMRLMTDNVDTSFCAAQTLTSASGNTFQAFVFPDSPPLNTQPLNFSLQYTLEIPPRDYVYWSYHLVPGSNQPNATLHTCVTALEADLYIIDGIDAFDHWKSDVNCDWCTVEHRRYSSCDPSTPYETWPSLASSGVSGDIYIAYYNPQLPPLYVSLSTRLDIETQSYDISGVLKESCSESTCSLDLSYESKDVVLVAVPSHGTYNNVISETIISRCVPRISRYIVLFMCVPMAIWVMLTALGLCLKKINDNIVRTTENADNARVFSRIANEDTSERARLVGERDLSLPPRVVLALERLQRSNGRSSSSHVTPPPSYQDVVGQPIPEMGRGESTDPPSYEEFMSN